A part of Desulfonatronovibrio magnus genomic DNA contains:
- a CDS encoding type II toxin-antitoxin system RelE family toxin has translation MIWKVEFDDRARKELRRLDRQAQRGILAYLRNRIVTHEDPRRFGDPLRKNLSGFWKYRVGPYRVICEIQDGAVMVRVVRIGHRKNVYD, from the coding sequence TTGATCTGGAAGGTTGAATTTGACGATCGGGCCAGAAAAGAACTGCGCAGGCTGGACCGACAGGCCCAGAGGGGTATCCTTGCTTACCTGAGGAACCGGATTGTCACACATGAAGATCCACGCCGTTTTGGTGATCCTCTTCGCAAAAACCTGTCAGGATTCTGGAAATATCGTGTTGGACCATACAGGGTTATCTGTGAAATTCAGGATGGTGCGGTCATGGTCAGGGTTGTGCGCATAGGCCACCGTAAAAATGTTTATGACTAA
- the relB gene encoding type II toxin-antitoxin system RelB family antitoxin, with protein sequence MLAIRLPGDIEKRLVDLAEKTGRTKTYYAREAIIEHLEDLEDYYLAVHRLENSPERTWSLEELEQEVDLEG encoded by the coding sequence ATGTTAGCTATCAGACTGCCTGGAGACATTGAAAAAAGACTCGTTGATCTGGCTGAAAAAACGGGAAGAACAAAGACTTATTATGCCCGTGAAGCAATCATTGAGCACCTGGAAGATCTGGAAGACTATTACCTTGCGGTACACAGGTTAGAGAACTCGCCTGAAAGGACCTGGTCCCTGGAAGAGCTGGAGCAGGAAGTTGATCTGGAAGGTTGA
- a CDS encoding PDDEXK nuclease domain-containing protein yields the protein MLVTLGQLNTYVSWYKKNMMSGGDNPPVGILLCTQKDHTLVEYALAGMDNHLFVSMYQLELPGKEEIQRFLEEVLREV from the coding sequence ATACTTGTCACCCTGGGCCAGCTTAATACCTATGTCAGCTGGTACAAAAAGAACATGATGTCTGGGGGCGACAATCCGCCAGTCGGCATTTTACTCTGCACCCAAAAGGATCATACCCTGGTAGAATACGCACTGGCAGGCATGGACAATCATCTGTTTGTCTCTATGTATCAGCTTGAATTGCCCGGGAAGGAAGAGATCCAGCGCTTTCTGGAAGAGGTGTTGCGGGAGGTGTGA
- a CDS encoding tetratricopeptide repeat protein — MLKYHLFLSSSPHLYLTTRHKLKYVSGKMKPSAADKKSGKRIYLNRCLLMDDNSGCLYLEYLPDSYTCSLYPYLYRAFADKGPEKNILSGMPDTLIVPRPRQNAQLVNFLQGQGIGVESPEPGFRKGSSVLGELTRYENNYEDDGLWMAPSTEWPVELADLNRYMMSLLKLFHNDLPVGRNPMSRAEVFYQAGQELRFPGEKKDYLAMLDQQTRQEVDDFENTFSASIRRQSQKVFTEKEWFKADEVFDEGMEYNWSGQAKKALQLYRRALEIHPGHVDAHVHIGNFLTRIGRYAQARKSYTSAVKQGRQQLGEIEPGDAWLDIDTRPFMRALHGLGLVLEKLQERNKALECYLELLKIDPDDHIGIRYLMGRVYHELGDFKQAEERYKIASDWPDGAWGLVWLYLEQNELYKASLAAVKALESNAHVPAVFLEYRYLMGDRVTHCSMYSQEQAVAYYQDYSLFLFHRKIKWHEFLKVFLSVPGINEKIREMKEARLPPEIPDHEAEALAAMVAEKLGQEMDG, encoded by the coding sequence ATGCTGAAATACCATCTTTTTCTTTCCTCCTCTCCCCATCTGTATCTGACCACCAGGCACAAACTTAAATATGTTTCCGGAAAAATGAAGCCTTCTGCCGCGGATAAGAAGTCTGGAAAGAGGATATATCTTAACCGCTGTCTGCTGATGGATGACAACTCAGGCTGTCTTTATCTGGAATACCTGCCGGACAGCTATACCTGCAGCCTGTACCCTTATCTGTACCGGGCCTTTGCAGACAAAGGGCCGGAAAAGAACATCCTGTCCGGCATGCCGGATACGCTAATTGTGCCCCGGCCCAGGCAGAATGCGCAGCTGGTGAATTTTCTGCAGGGCCAGGGTATCGGGGTTGAGTCTCCTGAGCCGGGATTCAGAAAAGGCAGTTCCGTTCTCGGGGAATTAACCAGATATGAAAACAATTATGAAGATGACGGCCTGTGGATGGCTCCAAGCACAGAATGGCCTGTGGAGCTGGCTGACCTGAACCGGTACATGATGTCCTTGCTGAAGCTTTTTCATAATGATCTGCCCGTGGGCAGGAATCCCATGAGCAGAGCCGAGGTGTTTTATCAGGCCGGGCAGGAACTGCGCTTTCCCGGTGAAAAAAAAGATTACCTGGCCATGCTTGACCAGCAGACCAGACAGGAAGTGGATGATTTTGAAAATACTTTTTCAGCTTCAATCCGCAGACAGTCCCAAAAAGTATTTACTGAAAAAGAGTGGTTTAAAGCTGATGAAGTCTTTGATGAAGGCATGGAATATAACTGGTCAGGCCAGGCTAAAAAGGCATTGCAGTTATACAGACGCGCCCTGGAAATTCATCCCGGACATGTGGATGCCCATGTGCATATTGGGAACTTTCTGACAAGGATTGGCCGCTATGCCCAGGCCAGGAAGTCATATACATCGGCTGTTAAGCAGGGCAGGCAGCAGCTTGGAGAGATTGAACCGGGAGATGCCTGGCTTGATATTGATACCAGACCTTTTATGAGAGCTTTGCATGGCCTGGGGCTGGTTCTGGAAAAATTGCAGGAACGAAACAAGGCCCTGGAATGTTACCTTGAATTGTTAAAGATTGATCCTGATGATCATATTGGGATCCGCTATCTCATGGGCCGGGTTTATCATGAGCTGGGAGATTTTAAACAGGCCGAAGAAAGATACAAAATAGCCAGTGACTGGCCTGATGGCGCCTGGGGTCTGGTCTGGCTGTACCTTGAACAGAATGAGCTTTACAAGGCATCCCTGGCCGCGGTCAAAGCCCTTGAGTCCAATGCTCATGTGCCTGCTGTATTTCTTGAATACAGGTACCTTATGGGTGATCGAGTGACCCATTGCTCCATGTACAGTCAGGAGCAGGCAGTTGCCTATTATCAGGATTACAGTTTGTTTCTGTTCCACCGTAAAATCAAGTGGCATGAATTTCTGAAGGTATTTCTCTCAGTGCCCGGGATAAATGAAAAGATCAGGGAAATGAAAGAAGCGAGGCTGCCCCCGGAAATTCCGGATCATGAGGCTGAGGCCCTGGCTGCCATGGTGGCGGAAAAGCTCGGCCAGGAAATGGATGGATAG